One window from the genome of Oncorhynchus gorbuscha isolate QuinsamMale2020 ecotype Even-year linkage group LG14, OgorEven_v1.0, whole genome shotgun sequence encodes:
- the LOC123994462 gene encoding transmembrane protein 19-like — protein sequence MIFEDEIQMKEYLMTMTDMIVLCATLAISLFFWIISITASTYYGTLQPVSPWRWLFSILVPLTLTTRALKKRSLDHGGALGALLVGFILTMANISFFSALLAFFITSSKLTRWKGDVKKKLDSDYKEGGQRNWVQVFCNGGVPTELALLYMIEVGPGEMPVDFGKQYSASWMCLSLLGALACSTGDTWASEVGPVLSQTKPRLITSWREVPTG from the exons ATGATTTTTGAGGATGAGATACAAATGAAAGAATACCTCATGACGATGACTGATATGATCGTGTTGTGTGCCACCCTGGccatctccctcttcttctggatcatttcCATCACAGCCAGCACATATTACG GCACTCTCCAGCCGGTGTCTCCGTGGCGATGGTTGTTCTCCATCCTGGTTCCTCTGACTCTCACCACACGGGCCCTGAAGAAGAGGAGTCTGGACCACGGCGGAGCCCTGGGAG CCCTGCTGGTCGGCTTCATCCTCACCATGGCCAACATAAGTTTCTTCTCTGCCCTGCTGGCTTTCTTCATCACTTCCTCCAAGCTGACACGCTGGAAAGGAGACGTCAAGAAGAAACTAGACTCGGACTATAAAGAAG GTGGTCAGAGGAACTGGGTGCAGGTGTTCTGTAATGGTGGTGTCCCCACAGAGCTGGCGCTGCTATATATGATCGAG GTGGGTCCAGGGGAGATGCCGGTGGACTTTGGGAAGCAGTACTCAGCCTCCTGGATGTGTCTGTCTCTGCTGGGGGCCTTGGCCTGCTCTACGGGGGACACCTGGGCTTCAGAGGTGGGGCCCGTCCTCAGTCAGACCAAACCCCGCCTCATCACCTCCTGGAGAGAGGTtcctacaggt